One stretch of Musicola paradisiaca NCPPB 2511 DNA includes these proteins:
- a CDS encoding HI1450 family dsDNA-mimic protein: MVMDLNNRLTEDETLEQAYDIFLELAPDNLDPADILLFNLQFEERGGAELFDPAEDWAEHVDFDLNPDFFAEVVIGLAEKDGDEITDIFARVLICREKDHKLCHILWKE; the protein is encoded by the coding sequence ATCGTTATGGATTTGAATAATCGCCTGACCGAAGACGAAACGCTGGAACAGGCCTATGACATTTTTCTGGAACTGGCGCCGGATAACCTGGATCCTGCGGACATCCTGCTGTTCAATCTGCAGTTTGAAGAACGCGGCGGCGCAGAGCTGTTCGACCCGGCCGAAGATTGGGCGGAACACGTTGATTTTGACCTCAATCCTGACTTTTTCGCTGAAGTGGTGATTGGCCTGGCGGAGAAAGACGGCGATGAAATTACCGATATCTTTGCCCGCGTGCTGATTTGCCGCGAGAAAGACCACAAACTTTGCCATATCCTGTGGAAAGAGTGA